One Ignavibacterium sp. DNA segment encodes these proteins:
- the tpiA gene encoding triose-phosphate isomerase — protein MRKNVIAGNWKMNNDLVQSEKLIAELISLLQNEKPNCDVIICPPFTSLSESSKLIKGTMIKLGAQNMYFEDSGAFTGEVSASMLKSVGCEYVILGHSERRTIFEESDEVMNKKIRKALSAGLKPIFCVGELLSERETGITNDIIKRQILTGLQGVTEDDMKNIIIAYEPVWAIGTGKTATPSQAQEVHEFIRDLIQIDYSLETANDVTIQYGGSVKPENAKELLSQKDIDGALVGGACLRADSFMGIIKST, from the coding sequence ATGCGCAAAAATGTAATAGCTGGCAACTGGAAAATGAATAATGATTTAGTTCAATCAGAAAAATTGATTGCTGAATTAATAAGTCTATTGCAAAATGAAAAACCAAACTGTGATGTAATTATATGTCCACCTTTCACTTCACTTTCAGAATCATCAAAACTTATAAAGGGAACTATGATAAAACTTGGTGCCCAAAATATGTATTTTGAAGACAGCGGCGCATTTACCGGTGAAGTATCTGCTTCAATGTTAAAATCAGTTGGATGTGAATATGTGATTCTTGGTCATTCAGAACGCAGAACAATATTTGAAGAAAGTGATGAAGTAATGAATAAAAAAATTAGGAAAGCACTCTCAGCTGGATTAAAGCCAATTTTTTGTGTGGGAGAACTACTGAGTGAGCGTGAAACCGGAATAACAAATGATATTATTAAAAGACAGATTTTAACCGGATTACAAGGTGTAACTGAAGATGATATGAAAAATATTATCATTGCTTACGAACCTGTGTGGGCAATTGGAACCGGAAAGACCGCTACACCATCTCAAGCTCAGGAAGTTCATGAATTTATCCGTGATTTAATTCAGATTGATTACTCCTTAGAAACAGCAAATGATGTAACAATTCAATATGGCGGAAGCGTAAAACCAGAAAATGCAAAGGAACTTCTTTCACAAAAGGATATTGACGGTGCTTTAGTTGGCGGTGCCTGCTTAAGAGCTGATTCGTTTATGGGAATAATAAAAAGCACTTAA
- the queC gene encoding 7-cyano-7-deazaguanine synthase QueC yields the protein MHTDNKDTAVIAVSGGMDSCVTAAIANMEFNLAFAHINYGQRTEKRELKAFNQIADHYRVKERLIIDLTHLAKIGGSSLTDKNISIPKADLNNKSIPTSYVPFRNANILSACVSWAEVLNAKAVFIGAVYEDSSGYPDCTPDFFSAYNKMVDLGTKPETSIKITTPIINLSKSEIVKKGIELDAPLHLTWSCYQNEDEACGVCDSCALRLRGFQQSGFEDPIKYKIRPKY from the coding sequence ATGCACACTGATAATAAAGATACTGCGGTTATTGCTGTAAGCGGAGGTATGGATAGTTGTGTAACTGCTGCAATTGCAAATATGGAATTTAATCTTGCTTTTGCACACATTAATTACGGACAGCGAACTGAAAAAAGAGAATTAAAAGCCTTTAATCAAATTGCGGATCATTACCGTGTTAAAGAAAGGTTAATAATTGATTTAACACATTTAGCAAAAATCGGCGGTTCATCTCTTACTGATAAAAATATATCAATACCCAAAGCAGATTTGAATAATAAAAGTATTCCTACTTCTTATGTGCCGTTTAGAAATGCAAACATACTATCTGCCTGTGTCAGCTGGGCAGAAGTTTTAAATGCAAAAGCTGTTTTTATCGGTGCTGTTTATGAGGATTCCTCGGGCTATCCGGACTGTACACCTGATTTTTTTTCTGCTTATAATAAAATGGTTGACCTTGGAACAAAACCAGAGACAAGTATAAAGATTACTACTCCGATTATTAATTTATCCAAGTCTGAAATCGTTAAAAAAGGTATTGAACTTGATGCTCCCTTACATTTAACATGGAGTTGTTATCAAAACGAAGATGAAGCGTGCGGTGTTTGTGATAGTTGTGCATTACGTTTACGTGGTTTTCAGCAGTCAGGATTTGAAGATCCGATAAAATATAAAATCAGACCAAAGTATTGA
- the queF gene encoding preQ(1) synthase encodes MKKKKEIKKPMNNKTKILETFENKYPDRDYKVKHIAPEFTSLCPKTGQPDFATITLEYIPGNLCVELKSYKFYLQSYRNEGIFFESVTNKILDDLVEVLQPRWMKITANFHTRGGISSVIEADYEDEDYWYEDDFDEDEDDDFEDGDYKDDFLKN; translated from the coding sequence TTGAAAAAGAAGAAAGAAATCAAGAAACCAATGAACAACAAAACAAAAATCTTAGAAACATTTGAAAACAAATATCCAGACAGAGATTATAAAGTTAAACACATTGCACCTGAGTTTACTTCTCTCTGCCCTAAAACCGGACAGCCGGATTTTGCAACAATAACACTTGAATATATACCCGGTAATCTTTGTGTGGAATTAAAATCATATAAATTTTATCTCCAATCTTACCGGAATGAAGGTATTTTTTTTGAAAGTGTTACCAATAAAATTCTTGATGATCTTGTTGAAGTGCTGCAGCCAAGATGGATGAAAATTACTGCTAACTTTCATACCCGCGGCGGTATTTCTTCGGTAATTGAAGCAGATTATGAAGATGAAGATTATTGGTACGAGGATGACTTTGATGAGGATGAGGATGATGATTTTGAAGATGGTGATTATAAAGATGATTTTCTTAAAAATTAA